The following proteins come from a genomic window of Nitrosopumilus sp.:
- a CDS encoding HIT domain-containing protein has product MTKRKILEKDKTVTGFNVGINIGKDAGQTIMHCHIHLIPRRNGDVAEPQGGIRNVIPRKERY; this is encoded by the coding sequence ATGACCAAAAGAAAAATTCTTGAAAAAGACAAAACAGTAACAGGATTTAATGTTGGAATAAACATTGGAAAAGATGCTGGGCAGACAATAATGCATTGTCACATTCATCTGATTCCGCGGAGGAACGGTGATGTTGCTGAACCACAAGGTGGAATCAGAAATGTCATTCCGAGAAAAGAAAGATACTGA